Proteins encoded together in one Aurantiacibacter aquimixticola window:
- a CDS encoding ABCB family ABC transporter ATP-binding protein/permease, translating to MRRFLPYLWPKGRPELKRRIIGAGVLVLLAKAVILALPFAYARAVDTMGADGDPAVWVAMALVIAYAGGRFGSVLFDNLRNIVFNRVGQDAVLGLTQDVFARLHRLSLRFHLSRRTGEITRVVERGTKSISSMLYFLLFNIAPTAIELVVVSIIFWTVFGWELVAATAVTVVSFIWVTQAITEWRVKLRKEMNDLDGQAMARAVDSLLNYETVKYFGAEQREQDRYTGSAKAYTEAAIKTENSLGLLNITQAVIMNLMMGFAMAWTVWGWSQGRLTPGDLVLVNTYLLQLFRPLDMLGWVYRTIRQGLIDMADMFNLLDTEAEVDDAPGAPAIVVRRPTVTFEDVSFGYEPDRQILHRLSFEAPAGATVALVGPSGAGKSTIGRLLFRFYDPWDGRICVDGQNIADVTQESLRRQIGIVPQDSVLFNDTIGYNIAYGQDDPSSGDIQRAAADAAILPFITALPHGFDTEVGERGLKLSGGEKQRVAIARTLLKNPPILLLDEATSALDSRTEQDILATLKRVSANRTTIAIAHRLSTISDADIINVMEAGRIVESGSHGELLRRDGLYAEMWNRQQSETEEEREAAE from the coding sequence ATGCGCCGCTTCCTGCCCTATCTCTGGCCGAAGGGCCGCCCCGAATTGAAGCGCCGCATCATCGGTGCGGGCGTGCTCGTTCTCCTCGCCAAGGCCGTCATCCTTGCCCTGCCCTTCGCTTACGCTCGCGCCGTCGACACGATGGGGGCCGATGGCGATCCTGCGGTCTGGGTCGCGATGGCGCTGGTCATCGCCTATGCCGGCGGCCGCTTCGGCAGCGTGCTGTTCGACAATCTGCGCAACATCGTTTTCAACCGCGTCGGGCAGGACGCGGTGCTCGGCCTGACGCAGGACGTATTCGCGCGCCTGCACCGCCTCTCTTTGCGCTTTCACCTCTCTCGCCGGACGGGCGAGATCACTCGCGTGGTGGAGCGCGGCACCAAGTCGATCAGTTCCATGCTGTATTTCCTGCTGTTCAACATCGCGCCCACGGCCATCGAACTGGTTGTCGTCTCCATCATCTTCTGGACGGTTTTCGGCTGGGAGCTGGTCGCAGCGACCGCCGTGACCGTCGTCTCCTTCATCTGGGTCACGCAGGCGATTACCGAATGGCGCGTGAAGCTGCGCAAGGAGATGAACGATCTCGACGGGCAGGCCATGGCCCGGGCGGTCGACAGCCTGCTGAATTATGAGACGGTGAAGTATTTCGGGGCCGAGCAGCGGGAACAGGATCGCTATACCGGCTCGGCCAAGGCCTATACCGAGGCCGCGATCAAGACCGAGAATTCGCTCGGCCTGCTGAACATCACGCAGGCCGTCATCATGAATCTGATGATGGGTTTCGCGATGGCGTGGACCGTGTGGGGCTGGTCGCAAGGGCGGCTGACGCCGGGCGATCTGGTGCTGGTCAACACCTATCTGCTGCAGCTCTTCCGCCCGCTCGACATGCTCGGCTGGGTGTACCGCACGATCCGCCAGGGGCTGATCGACATGGCGGACATGTTCAACCTTCTCGATACCGAAGCGGAAGTGGATGATGCGCCGGGCGCGCCCGCCATCGTGGTGCGCCGCCCCACCGTCACTTTCGAAGATGTCAGTTTCGGTTACGAGCCGGACCGACAGATCCTTCATCGCCTGAGCTTCGAGGCACCGGCAGGCGCAACGGTGGCGCTGGTGGGCCCATCGGGCGCGGGCAAGTCCACCATCGGGCGCCTGCTGTTCCGCTTCTACGATCCGTGGGACGGCCGCATCTGCGTCGATGGGCAGAACATCGCAGATGTCACGCAGGAAAGTCTGCGCCGCCAGATCGGCATCGTTCCGCAGGACAGCGTGCTGTTCAACGACACGATCGGCTACAATATCGCCTACGGGCAGGATGATCCTTCATCTGGCGACATCCAGCGCGCAGCGGCCGATGCGGCGATCCTGCCATTCATCACCGCCCTGCCCCATGGCTTCGACACCGAAGTGGGCGAGCGCGGGCTGAAGCTGTCGGGCGGAGAAAAACAGCGCGTCGCGATCGCGCGCACGCTGCTGAAGAACCCGCCAATCCTGCTGCTGGACGAAGCGACCTCCGCGCTAGATTCCCGGACCGAGCAGGACATTCTGGCGACGTTGAAGCGCGTCAGCGCGAACCGTACCACCATCGCCATCGCGCACCGCCTGTCGACGATTTCCGATGCCGACATCATCAACGTGATGGAGGCGGGCCGCATCGTCGAAAGCGGAAGCCATGGCGAGCTGCTGCGCCGCGACGGCCTCTACGCCGAAATGTGGAACCGCCAGCAGAGCGAGACGGAAGAGGAGCGGGAAGCGGCCGAATAG
- a CDS encoding retroviral-like aspartic protease family protein, producing MMHWLALAAAFALSQGDPADPAGAGDPPARGEAADIVDPGEITTIEMERERNRRLTVPVIIGGEGPFRFLVDTGAQATVLSSELADSLQLTDRSAATLVGTASSRPVETTFIPDFTLGERTFAVRTAPIVDAANIGDADGILGVDSLQDQRVLLDFEQGVMRVSDNFGSGGSNGYDIVVRARERLGQLIIHRAEIDGIRTAVIVDTGAQASIGNPALLRRMRSRTAIEDTLMTDVNGVQLVGPTRIARRLDIGRVQLANTPIAFADAPTFHALGLGDRPALILGMNELRLFSRVAIDFRSRRVLFDVPGTEGRVQNWNFNERATRLD from the coding sequence ATGATGCACTGGCTTGCCCTGGCCGCAGCCTTCGCCCTTTCGCAGGGCGATCCCGCCGATCCTGCCGGCGCTGGCGATCCGCCTGCGCGAGGCGAGGCGGCGGACATCGTCGATCCGGGCGAGATCACCACCATCGAAATGGAGCGAGAGCGCAATCGCCGCCTCACCGTGCCGGTCATCATCGGCGGCGAAGGACCGTTTCGCTTCCTGGTCGATACCGGCGCGCAGGCGACCGTCCTGTCGAGCGAGCTGGCGGACAGTCTGCAACTCACCGATCGCAGCGCCGCAACTCTCGTCGGCACGGCGAGCAGCCGCCCGGTCGAGACCACTTTCATTCCCGATTTCACCCTTGGCGAGCGGACCTTTGCCGTGCGCACCGCGCCTATCGTGGACGCTGCCAATATCGGCGATGCGGACGGCATTCTCGGCGTGGACAGCCTGCAGGATCAGCGTGTGCTCCTGGATTTCGAGCAAGGCGTTATGCGCGTGTCGGACAATTTCGGCAGCGGCGGATCGAACGGATACGACATCGTAGTCCGCGCGCGGGAGCGGCTCGGCCAGCTGATCATCCACCGCGCCGAGATCGACGGCATCCGCACCGCGGTGATCGTCGATACCGGTGCCCAGGCATCGATCGGCAATCCCGCCCTGCTGCGCCGCATGCGCTCACGAACGGCAATCGAAGACACGCTGATGACCGACGTCAATGGCGTGCAGCTGGTGGGGCCGACACGTATCGCCCGGCGGCTGGATATCGGCCGCGTCCAGTTGGCCAACACGCCCATAGCCTTTGCCGATGCGCCGACCTTCCACGCGCTGGGCCTCGGCGATCGGCCCGCGCTTATCCTGGGCATGAACGAATTGCGCCTGTTCAGCCGCGTCGCCATCGATTTTCGCAGCCGCCGCGTCCTCTTCGACGTTCCGGGCACCGAGGGGCGCGTGCAGAACTGGAACTTCAACGAACGCGCCACGCGGCTCGACTAG
- a CDS encoding oligosaccharide flippase family protein, translating into MKDAPTEDAIPEREAPAMSVGNAAVWAMASQYVTFAIIFATSVVISRYFLGPDEVGLFSIALAAALLLAVLQDFGLTRYIAGLKQLTQDEIDRCSTVALVFSLIIAALVALAAWPLAQLYDLPQLTSLLLIIAASYFFVPFAVVPLALMGRAMRFSGHFGVSVGGALIHGAVAVTLAWLGFSAFSLAWATLASAIAKALIAQALQPARPFPLRLDGLKPIIGFGGKTSALYITGALGTRTPDLVVGKLVGLTATGLFSRATSLAEQLRMLIAGAIGQVFYPTFARIRDSGKPLGPAYLRICAGYSVLVLPGMAFLSLAAEPIVMLLYGEAWIGTAPLLTLIAIQSGLMICLPMVTELPILTGHINRLIGYNIVETVVSIGLLAVGTHLAGAEGAAASRIVYAFAFFAIYMRFISTVVGFRVMDWLAIMAKSLLVTAIAVAPLALAYAFWIGPGEMGIVPLALCAMAGGLAWCAALFLTRHPALRDMRDTGLPIYNSLRRKLLSPREAVAGDRI; encoded by the coding sequence ATGAAGGATGCGCCAACCGAAGACGCGATCCCGGAGCGTGAAGCGCCGGCCATGAGTGTCGGCAATGCGGCCGTCTGGGCGATGGCGTCCCAATACGTCACCTTTGCCATCATCTTCGCGACCTCGGTCGTCATCTCGCGCTACTTTCTCGGTCCGGACGAGGTCGGCCTCTTCTCGATCGCGCTGGCAGCCGCGCTGCTATTAGCCGTGCTTCAGGACTTCGGGCTGACCCGATATATCGCCGGCCTGAAACAGCTCACGCAGGATGAGATCGACCGCTGTTCGACCGTCGCGCTCGTCTTCTCGCTCATCATCGCAGCGCTCGTCGCGCTGGCCGCCTGGCCGCTGGCACAACTTTACGACCTTCCTCAGCTGACCAGCCTGCTGCTGATTATCGCCGCAAGCTATTTCTTCGTGCCTTTTGCGGTAGTTCCTCTTGCCCTGATGGGACGGGCGATGCGCTTTTCCGGCCATTTCGGTGTCAGCGTGGGCGGGGCGCTGATCCACGGCGCGGTGGCGGTGACGCTGGCCTGGCTCGGCTTCTCGGCCTTCTCGCTCGCCTGGGCGACGCTTGCCTCCGCCATTGCAAAGGCGCTGATCGCACAAGCGCTGCAACCGGCGCGGCCCTTCCCGCTCCGCCTCGACGGGCTGAAGCCCATCATCGGATTCGGCGGGAAGACCAGCGCGCTTTACATCACCGGCGCGCTCGGCACCCGCACGCCGGACCTTGTTGTAGGTAAACTCGTCGGGCTGACGGCCACCGGCCTGTTCAGCCGCGCGACCAGTCTTGCGGAGCAATTGCGGATGCTGATTGCGGGAGCCATCGGGCAGGTGTTCTACCCGACCTTCGCGCGCATTCGCGATAGCGGCAAGCCGCTCGGCCCGGCATATTTGCGCATCTGTGCCGGTTACAGCGTGCTCGTCCTGCCCGGCATGGCCTTCCTGTCGCTGGCGGCAGAGCCGATCGTGATGCTTCTGTATGGGGAGGCCTGGATCGGCACCGCGCCTTTGCTGACGCTGATCGCGATCCAGTCCGGCCTGATGATATGCCTGCCGATGGTGACAGAACTGCCGATCCTGACCGGACATATCAATCGCTTGATCGGTTACAATATCGTCGAAACCGTGGTGTCGATCGGCCTGCTGGCTGTCGGCACGCATCTGGCGGGCGCGGAGGGCGCGGCGGCTTCGCGCATCGTCTATGCCTTTGCCTTCTTCGCCATCTACATGCGTTTCATCAGCACGGTGGTCGGCTTCCGGGTGATGGACTGGCTGGCAATCATGGCAAAAAGCCTTTTGGTCACCGCCATCGCCGTCGCGCCGCTCGCGCTGGCCTACGCATTCTGGATCGGCCCGGGCGAGATGGGCATCGTGCCACTCGCCCTGTGCGCAATGGCCGGGGGGCTGGCATGGTGCGCGGCGCTGTTCCTCACTCGCCATCCGGCCTTGCGAGACATGCGCGACACCGGTCTGCCGATTTACAATAGCCTGCGCCGCAAGCTGCTGTCGCCCCGCGAAGCCGTTGCCGGGGATCGAATATGA
- a CDS encoding glycosyltransferase gives MTDTAPPPPLSVAMSVYNGERFLAPAIESVLAQSFTSFEFLILDDGSTDASAAIIQRYSAKDSRIRPILRENRGLVASLNELLGESRAPLVARMDADDICLPDRFAKQIAFLDSHAGHGVVGCWSEDIDEFGEPWPDAGPDQPTDHEDLLARARQGRQMMIHPAVMYRREVVLGVGGYHSAFRHCEDYDLWLRLASTTRMANLPERLLRYRHYAGQVSTRHATEQAIGAAVAYEAWLARDAGRPDPTANLEKLPPVDALDALFDERGVSSRVRARVAASIQHSQTALRDEGFDILLRHIHDGGDRSGLWRTAARLVTFGEPARALRLANTLARAR, from the coding sequence ATGACCGACACTGCCCCTCCCCCGCCGCTCAGCGTGGCGATGAGCGTCTATAATGGCGAGCGCTTCCTCGCGCCTGCAATCGAGAGCGTGCTGGCACAGAGCTTTACGTCATTCGAATTTCTCATTCTCGACGATGGCTCCACCGATGCGAGCGCCGCGATCATCCAGCGGTATTCAGCTAAGGATTCGCGCATCCGGCCAATCCTTCGCGAGAATCGCGGCCTCGTCGCCAGCCTCAACGAGCTGCTGGGTGAATCGCGTGCGCCGCTGGTCGCGCGCATGGATGCCGACGACATCTGCCTGCCCGACCGATTCGCGAAGCAGATCGCATTTCTCGATTCGCATGCCGGTCATGGCGTGGTCGGCTGCTGGAGCGAGGATATCGACGAATTCGGCGAGCCCTGGCCCGATGCCGGGCCCGACCAGCCGACCGATCACGAAGATTTGCTCGCTCGGGCACGCCAAGGTCGCCAGATGATGATCCATCCCGCCGTGATGTATCGCCGCGAGGTCGTGCTCGGCGTCGGCGGCTACCATTCCGCATTCCGCCATTGCGAGGATTACGATCTCTGGCTTCGCCTCGCTAGCACCACCCGGATGGCGAACCTGCCGGAACGCCTTCTGCGCTACCGTCATTACGCCGGGCAAGTGTCCACCCGCCATGCAACCGAGCAGGCGATCGGCGCGGCCGTCGCCTACGAAGCGTGGCTGGCCCGCGATGCCGGGCGGCCCGATCCGACCGCCAATCTCGAGAAGCTTCCACCCGTGGACGCGCTCGATGCGCTTTTCGACGAGCGGGGCGTGTCATCGCGCGTGCGGGCGCGGGTCGCGGCGAGCATCCAGCATTCGCAGACCGCGCTTCGCGATGAAGGCTTCGACATCCTCTTGCGACACATACACGATGGCGGCGATCGCAGCGGGCTTTGGCGAACGGCTGCGCGCCTTGTCACCTTCGGGGAGCCTGCGCGCGCCCTGCGCCTCGCCAACACTCTGGCGCGCGCGCGATGA